Proteins from a genomic interval of Pseudomonas paeninsulae:
- a CDS encoding urea transporter — translation MHQLSLPPHARRGLRALLNGFSQIFLLSHAGCGLLVVLAILLGAPHLLGGALLGGGCSMLTAQRRGYPQADIAAGLYGYNGILLGMLISAQFSWSPLLPLLIILGAGLSSLILAPWMRCMRERQWLPAFTLPFVVLSWLLLWLAQPLQLQLHSDPVTAAHSLDWLASLQALLRGLGQVIFLDQPLAGLCLWLGLLLADRRAALWALLGSAAGLSLALYQGWEQHSALAGLYGYNAALAAIALSQVHRQPWAPLLGICLALLLQPGFAALGLPPLTMPFILACWLIQASRRVLRPAATVDCTPARPD, via the coding sequence ATGCATCAGCTGTCTCTGCCTCCTCACGCGCGACGGGGCTTGCGTGCGCTGCTCAATGGCTTCAGCCAGATCTTCCTGCTCAGCCACGCCGGCTGCGGCCTGCTGGTGGTGCTGGCGATCCTGCTCGGTGCGCCGCACCTGCTCGGCGGCGCCTTGCTCGGCGGCGGCTGCAGCATGCTCACGGCGCAGCGCCGCGGTTACCCGCAGGCCGACATCGCCGCCGGGTTATACGGCTACAACGGCATCCTCCTGGGGATGTTGATCAGCGCGCAGTTCAGCTGGTCGCCACTGTTGCCGCTGCTGATCATCCTCGGCGCAGGCCTGTCCAGCCTGATTCTCGCACCCTGGATGCGCTGCATGCGCGAACGTCAGTGGCTGCCGGCCTTCACCTTGCCCTTCGTCGTCCTGAGCTGGCTGCTGTTGTGGCTGGCGCAGCCACTACAGCTGCAGTTGCACAGCGACCCTGTCACGGCGGCGCATAGCCTGGATTGGCTCGCCAGCCTGCAGGCACTGCTGCGCGGCCTGGGCCAGGTGATCTTCCTCGACCAGCCGCTAGCCGGGCTGTGCCTGTGGCTCGGCCTGCTGCTGGCCGACCGCCGCGCCGCCCTCTGGGCCCTGCTCGGCTCCGCCGCGGGCTTGAGCCTGGCGCTGTATCAGGGCTGGGAGCAGCACAGCGCCCTCGCCGGCCTCTATGGTTACAACGCGGCGTTGGCGGCCATCGCCTTGAGCCAGGTGCATCGCCAGCCGTGGGCGCCGTTGCTGGGAATCTGCCTCGCCCTGCTCCTGCAGCCGGGCTTCGCCGCCCTTGGCCTGCCGCCACTGACCATGCCCTTCATCCTCGCCTGCTGGCTGATCCAGGCCAGCCGGCGAGTGCTGCGCCCGGCCGCCACCGTCGACTGCACGCCAGCGCGCCCCGACTGA
- a CDS encoding ABC transporter ATP-binding protein has product MYKLEVQDLHKRYGSHEVLKGVSLAAKAGDVISIIGSSGSGKSTFLRCINLLEQPHGGKILLNGEELKLVANKEGALKAADPKQLQRMRSRLAMVFQHFNLWSHMSALENVMEAPVHVLGMSKKEALEKAEHYLNKVGVAHRKDAYPAHMSGGEQQRVAIARALAMEPEVMLFDEPTSALDPELVGEVLKVMQDLAQEGRTMVVVTHEMGFAREVSNQLVFLHKGVVEERGDPREVLVNPQSERLQQFLSGSLK; this is encoded by the coding sequence ATGTACAAACTCGAAGTTCAGGATCTGCACAAGCGCTATGGTAGCCACGAAGTGCTCAAGGGTGTGTCCCTGGCGGCCAAGGCCGGTGACGTGATCAGCATCATCGGCTCCAGCGGCTCGGGCAAGAGTACTTTCCTGCGCTGCATCAACCTGCTCGAACAACCCCATGGCGGCAAGATCCTGCTCAACGGCGAAGAGCTGAAGCTGGTGGCCAACAAGGAAGGCGCGCTCAAAGCCGCCGATCCCAAGCAGTTGCAGCGTATGCGCTCGCGGCTGGCCATGGTGTTCCAGCACTTCAACCTGTGGTCGCACATGAGCGCCCTGGAAAACGTCATGGAAGCGCCGGTGCATGTGCTCGGCATGAGCAAGAAGGAAGCCCTGGAAAAGGCCGAGCACTACCTGAACAAGGTCGGCGTGGCCCATCGCAAGGATGCCTACCCGGCGCACATGTCCGGTGGCGAGCAGCAGCGCGTGGCGATTGCCCGTGCCCTGGCCATGGAGCCGGAAGTAATGCTGTTCGACGAGCCGACCTCGGCGCTCGACCCCGAACTGGTCGGCGAGGTACTCAAGGTCATGCAGGATCTGGCTCAGGAAGGCCGCACCATGGTGGTGGTGACTCACGAAATGGGCTTCGCTCGCGAGGTGTCCAACCAGTTGGTATTCCTGCATAAGGGTGTGGTCGAGGAGCGTGGCGATCCGCGCGAAGTATTGGTCAATCCACAATCGGAACGCCTTCAGCAGTTCCTCTCTGGTAGCCTTAAGTGA
- a CDS encoding ion transporter, with amino-acid sequence MSSSDNWRQRLYIIIFHTDTPAGQRFDNWLLLTILASLVVVMFDSVSSDHDQYGAWLKTLEWGFTVLFAIEYVVRLYCSPKPLRYAFSFFGLIDLLAILPAILALLFADAQYLLIIRVIRMLRVFRVLKLSPYLRQANFLLTALRGSRQKIIVFFATIATLVTVFGTLMYVVEGPANGFTSIPKGIYWAVATLTTVGFGDIVPHTSLGQALATLIMIIGYSIIAVPTGIFTAELANAMRGGGQREHNCPSCAKDFHEQGAAFCSRCGNPLFPRQTDQD; translated from the coding sequence ATGAGTAGCTCAGACAACTGGCGCCAGCGCCTGTACATCATCATCTTCCACACCGACACCCCCGCCGGGCAGCGCTTCGACAACTGGCTGCTGCTGACCATCCTGGCCAGCCTGGTAGTGGTTATGTTCGACAGCGTGAGTAGCGATCACGATCAATATGGCGCCTGGCTGAAAACCTTGGAATGGGGCTTTACCGTCTTGTTCGCCATCGAGTACGTCGTGCGCCTGTACTGCTCGCCCAAGCCGCTGCGCTATGCCTTCAGCTTTTTCGGGCTAATCGACCTGCTGGCGATTCTGCCGGCGATTCTCGCCCTGCTGTTCGCCGACGCCCAGTACCTGCTGATCATCCGGGTGATCCGCATGCTGCGGGTGTTCCGCGTACTCAAGCTGAGTCCCTACCTGCGCCAGGCCAATTTTCTACTCACCGCGCTACGCGGTAGCCGGCAGAAGATCATCGTGTTCTTCGCCACCATCGCCACCTTGGTAACCGTGTTCGGCACCCTGATGTACGTGGTCGAAGGACCGGCAAATGGCTTCACCAGCATCCCCAAAGGCATCTACTGGGCGGTGGCCACTCTGACCACCGTGGGCTTCGGCGACATAGTCCCGCATACGTCGCTGGGCCAGGCGCTGGCAACCCTGATCATGATCATCGGTTACTCAATCATCGCCGTACCCACCGGCATATTCACCGCCGAACTGGCCAACGCCATGCGCGGCGGCGGCCAGCGCGAACACAACTGCCCCAGCTGTGCGAAGGATTTTCACGAGCAGGGCGCGGCGTTCTGCAGCCGCTGCGGCAATCCGTTGTTTCCACGTCAAACCGATCAAGACTGA
- the hyi gene encoding hydroxypyruvate isomerase: MPRFAANLSMLFTEVDFLDRFDAAAAAGFSGVEYLFPYDFPAEAIKARLDANGLTQVLFNLPAGDWAKGERGIACHPDRVEEFRTGVDQAIAYAQVLGNSQINCLAGIRPQGLDCATVEQCFVDNLKFAAEKLQAAGIKLVMEMINTRDIPGFYLNTTKQALAIREKVASSNLYLQYDIYHMQIMEGDLARTVEANLAVINHVQLADNPGRNEPGTGEINYRFLFEHLDRIGYQGWIGCEYKPATTTAAGLGWMKAHNAI; this comes from the coding sequence ATGCCCCGTTTTGCTGCCAACCTGTCCATGCTGTTCACCGAAGTGGACTTTCTGGACCGTTTCGACGCTGCCGCAGCTGCCGGCTTCAGCGGTGTCGAGTACCTGTTTCCCTACGATTTCCCGGCCGAGGCGATCAAGGCCCGTCTGGATGCCAATGGCCTGACCCAGGTGCTGTTCAACCTGCCGGCCGGCGACTGGGCCAAGGGCGAGCGTGGTATCGCCTGCCACCCGGATCGGGTCGAGGAATTCCGTACCGGCGTCGACCAGGCCATCGCCTACGCCCAGGTGCTGGGCAACAGCCAGATCAACTGCCTGGCCGGCATCCGCCCGCAGGGTCTGGATTGCGCCACCGTCGAGCAGTGCTTCGTCGACAACCTCAAGTTTGCAGCGGAAAAACTCCAGGCTGCCGGCATCAAGCTGGTTATGGAGATGATCAACACCCGCGACATTCCGGGTTTCTACCTGAACACCACCAAGCAGGCGCTGGCCATTCGCGAGAAGGTCGCCAGCAGCAACCTCTACCTGCAATACGACATCTACCACATGCAAATCATGGAAGGTGACCTGGCGCGTACCGTCGAGGCCAACCTGGCTGTGATCAACCATGTGCAGTTGGCCGACAACCCGGGCCGCAACGAGCCGGGCACTGGCGAGATCAACTACCGCTTCCTCTTCGAGCACCTGGACCGCATCGGCTACCAGGGCTGGATCGGCTGTGAATACAAGCCAGCCACCACCACCGCTGCCGGCCTTGGCTGGATGAAAGCGCACAACGCAATCTGA
- a CDS encoding 2-hydroxy-3-oxopropionate reductase — protein sequence MAKIGFIGTGIMGKPMAENLQKAGHQLFLSTHHDPAPADLIAAGAIALANPKEVAQEAEFIIVMVPDTPHVEDVLFRSAGIAEGVGPNKVVIDMSSISPSATKIFADKIKATGAAYLDAPVSGGEVGAKAATLSIMIGGCEKAFERALPLFQAMGKNITRVGGNGDGQTAKVANQIIVALNIQAVAEALLFAAKNGADPAKVREALMGGFAGSKILEVHGERMIKGTFDPGFRISLHQKDLNLALAGARELGLNLPNTANAQQVFSTCAAIGGSNWDHSALIKGLEHMANFSIRKE from the coding sequence ATGGCTAAAATCGGATTTATCGGCACCGGCATCATGGGCAAGCCCATGGCTGAAAACCTGCAGAAAGCAGGGCACCAACTGTTCCTCTCGACTCACCACGACCCAGCACCTGCTGACTTGATAGCGGCAGGCGCAATCGCGCTGGCCAACCCGAAAGAAGTCGCTCAGGAAGCCGAGTTCATCATCGTCATGGTGCCGGACACCCCACACGTTGAAGACGTGCTGTTCCGCAGTGCAGGCATCGCCGAAGGCGTCGGCCCGAACAAGGTCGTGATCGACATGAGCTCGATCTCGCCGAGCGCGACCAAAATCTTCGCTGACAAGATCAAAGCCACTGGCGCTGCCTACCTCGACGCACCGGTTTCCGGCGGTGAAGTCGGCGCTAAAGCGGCCACGCTGAGCATCATGATCGGCGGTTGTGAAAAAGCCTTCGAACGCGCCCTGCCACTGTTCCAGGCGATGGGTAAGAACATCACCCGCGTAGGCGGCAATGGCGACGGCCAGACCGCCAAGGTGGCCAACCAGATCATCGTCGCCTTGAACATCCAGGCCGTTGCCGAGGCCCTGCTGTTCGCCGCCAAGAACGGCGCCGACCCGGCCAAGGTGCGTGAAGCGCTGATGGGCGGCTTCGCCGGCTCGAAGATTCTCGAAGTGCACGGCGAGCGTATGATCAAGGGCACCTTCGACCCGGGCTTCCGCATCAGCCTGCACCAGAAGGATCTCAACCTGGCCCTGGCCGGTGCCCGCGAGCTGGGCCTCAACCTGCCCAACACCGCCAATGCCCAGCAGGTGTTCAGCACCTGCGCCGCCATCGGCGGCAGCAATTGGGATCACTCGGCGCTGATCAAGGGGCTGGAGCACATGGCCAACTTTTCGATCCGCAAGGAGTAA
- a CDS encoding glycerate kinase type-2 family protein has product MPIDPQSLLRELFASAIDAAHPRQVLADYLPDDRSGRVIVIGAGKAAAAMAEVIEREWQGEVSGLVVTRYEHGANCSRIEVVEAAHPVPDDAGERVARRVLELVSNLTESDRVIFLLSGGGSSLLALPAAGITLKDKQAINKALLKSGASIGEMNCVRKHLSAIKGGRLAKACWPASVYTYAISDVPGDEATVIASGPTVADPTTSAQALAILARYAIEIPASVRAWLQSPASETVKPGDPCLARSHFQLIATPQQSLDAAAARAEAAGFATLILGDLEGESREVAKVHAGIAKQVLLHGQPIQAPCVILSGGETTVTVRGNGRGGRNAEFLLSLTDSLKGLPGVYALAGDTDGIDGSEDNAGAIMTPESYARAAALGLSSSDELDNNNGYGYFAALDALIVTGPTRTNVNDFRAILILESKQK; this is encoded by the coding sequence ATGCCTATCGATCCGCAAAGCCTGCTGCGCGAGCTGTTCGCCAGCGCCATCGACGCCGCCCACCCGCGCCAGGTTCTGGCCGATTACCTGCCCGATGATCGCAGTGGCCGGGTCATCGTCATCGGTGCCGGCAAGGCCGCCGCGGCCATGGCCGAGGTGATCGAGCGCGAATGGCAGGGTGAAGTCTCCGGCCTGGTGGTGACCCGCTACGAGCACGGCGCCAACTGCAGCCGAATCGAGGTGGTGGAAGCCGCTCACCCGGTGCCGGACGACGCCGGCGAACGGGTCGCCCGCCGCGTGCTAGAACTGGTCAGCAACCTGACGGAAAGTGATCGGGTGATCTTCCTGCTCTCCGGCGGCGGTTCTTCCCTGCTCGCCCTGCCTGCCGCTGGCATCACCCTCAAGGACAAGCAGGCGATCAACAAGGCGCTGCTCAAGTCCGGCGCCTCGATCGGCGAGATGAACTGCGTGCGCAAACACCTCTCGGCGATCAAGGGCGGGCGCCTGGCCAAGGCCTGCTGGCCGGCCAGCGTGTACACCTATGCGATTTCCGACGTACCGGGCGATGAGGCCACGGTGATCGCCTCCGGCCCGACCGTGGCCGACCCCACCACCTCGGCCCAGGCCCTGGCGATCCTCGCCCGCTACGCCATCGAGATCCCGGCCAGCGTGCGCGCCTGGCTGCAGAGTCCGGCATCGGAGACGGTCAAACCGGGCGACCCGTGCCTCGCGCGCAGCCACTTCCAGCTGATCGCCACGCCGCAGCAATCGCTCGACGCCGCTGCCGCCAGGGCCGAGGCCGCCGGTTTTGCCACGTTGATCCTCGGCGACCTGGAAGGCGAATCGCGCGAGGTGGCCAAGGTGCATGCCGGCATCGCCAAGCAGGTGTTGCTGCACGGCCAGCCGATCCAGGCGCCCTGCGTGATCCTCTCCGGCGGCGAGACCACCGTGACGGTGCGTGGCAACGGCCGCGGTGGACGCAACGCCGAGTTCCTCCTGAGCCTGACCGACAGCCTCAAGGGCCTGCCCGGAGTCTACGCCCTGGCTGGCGACACCGACGGCATCGACGGCTCGGAAGACAACGCCGGCGCCATCATGACCCCCGAGAGCTACGCCCGCGCCGCGGCGCTGGGCTTGAGCAGCAGCGACGAGCTGGACAACAACAACGGCTATGGCTACTTCGCCGCCCTCGACGCGCTGATCGTCACCGGGCCGACCCGCACCAACGTCAACGATTTCCGCGCCATTCTGATTCTCGAGAGCAAGCAAAAATGA
- a CDS encoding succinylglutamate desuccinylase/aspartoacylase family protein produces MQRIDHVLPWNCPGTERRLSVLRFGSGPCKAYIQAALHADEMPGMRVAVELKRRLRELEAQGRLTGVIELVPVANPIGLGQVFQATQQGRFEFASGKNFNRDFFALAEAIAPALDGFLGDDGPANVRLIRAAMQAALDALPAPTSELQALQRLLLKHACDADVVLDLHCDFEAVVHLYTLPQQWAQLRPLAARLQAGAVLVTEDGGGSSFDESCSLPWLRLARQFPAATIPLACLAATVELGGMADTGKEQAAASAESILAFLAEQGLIAGDWPPAPVDCCEATPFEGAEYACAPHAGVVSFLQPVGARVKAGDPLFEVIDPLSDRHSTVCASTDGVLYVRERMRFAQPGLWLAKVAGCTPIRQGRLLSD; encoded by the coding sequence ATGCAACGAATCGATCATGTGTTGCCCTGGAACTGCCCCGGCACGGAGCGGCGTTTAAGCGTGTTGCGCTTTGGCAGCGGCCCGTGCAAGGCCTATATCCAGGCCGCGCTGCATGCCGATGAGATGCCGGGCATGCGGGTCGCCGTGGAACTCAAGCGGCGCTTGCGCGAACTCGAAGCCCAGGGCCGCTTGACCGGAGTCATCGAGTTGGTGCCGGTGGCCAATCCAATCGGCCTGGGTCAGGTGTTTCAGGCGACCCAGCAGGGGCGTTTCGAGTTTGCCAGCGGTAAGAATTTCAACCGGGACTTCTTCGCCTTGGCCGAGGCCATAGCCCCGGCACTCGACGGCTTCCTGGGCGACGATGGCCCGGCCAATGTGCGCTTGATCCGTGCGGCGATGCAGGCCGCCCTGGATGCCCTGCCTGCGCCAACTTCCGAATTGCAGGCCTTGCAGCGCTTGTTGCTCAAACACGCCTGCGATGCCGATGTGGTGCTGGATCTGCACTGCGACTTCGAGGCGGTGGTGCATCTGTACACGCTGCCGCAGCAATGGGCGCAATTGCGCCCGTTGGCCGCCCGCCTGCAGGCCGGGGCGGTGCTGGTGACCGAGGATGGCGGCGGCAGTTCCTTCGACGAATCCTGCTCGCTGCCCTGGTTGCGCCTGGCCCGGCAGTTCCCCGCGGCGACCATTCCGCTGGCTTGCCTGGCGGCCACGGTCGAGTTGGGTGGCATGGCCGATACCGGCAAGGAGCAGGCCGCAGCCAGTGCCGAGAGTATTCTGGCGTTTCTCGCCGAGCAGGGCTTGATCGCCGGCGATTGGCCGCCAGCGCCCGTGGACTGCTGCGAGGCCACGCCTTTCGAGGGCGCCGAATATGCCTGCGCGCCGCATGCCGGGGTGGTGAGTTTTCTGCAGCCGGTGGGTGCGCGGGTCAAGGCCGGTGATCCGCTGTTCGAGGTGATCGATCCGCTGAGCGATCGCCACAGCACTGTCTGCGCCTCGACCGATGGTGTGCTTTACGTTCGTGAACGGATGCGTTTTGCCCAGCCCGGTTTGTGGTTGGCCAAGGTCGCCGGTTGTACCCCTATTCGCCAGGGTCGCTTGCTCAGCGACTGA
- a CDS encoding ABC transporter permease has protein sequence MIFDYNVIWENLPLYFGGVLVTLQLLLISLAFGLALAIPLGLMRVSKSALLNFPAWLYTYVIRGTPMLVQLFLIYYGLAQFEAVRESFLWPYFSSATFCACLAFGINTSAYSAEILAGSLKSTPPGEIEAAKAMGMSRGKLYRRILLPSALRRALPQYSNEVIMMLHTTSLASIVTLVDITGAARTVSSQHYLPFEAFITAGLFYLCLTFVLVRLFKHAERRWLAHLAPRKA, from the coding sequence ATGATCTTCGACTACAACGTGATCTGGGAAAACCTGCCGCTGTACTTCGGTGGCGTCCTGGTGACCCTGCAGCTTCTCCTGATTTCCCTGGCGTTCGGCTTGGCGCTGGCGATTCCGCTGGGGTTGATGCGAGTGTCCAAGTCAGCGCTGCTGAACTTTCCGGCCTGGCTCTATACCTATGTGATCCGCGGCACGCCGATGCTGGTGCAGTTGTTTCTGATCTACTACGGTCTGGCCCAGTTCGAGGCGGTGCGGGAGAGTTTCCTCTGGCCGTATTTTTCCAGTGCGACCTTCTGTGCCTGCCTGGCCTTTGGCATTAACACCAGTGCCTACAGCGCGGAGATTCTCGCCGGCAGTCTGAAATCGACCCCGCCTGGCGAAATCGAAGCGGCCAAGGCCATGGGCATGTCGCGGGGCAAGCTGTACCGGCGGATTCTCCTGCCGTCGGCACTGCGCCGGGCACTGCCGCAGTACAGCAACGAAGTAATCATGATGTTGCACACCACCAGCCTGGCGTCGATCGTCACCCTGGTCGACATCACCGGTGCGGCACGCACCGTCAGTTCGCAGCATTACCTGCCGTTCGAGGCGTTCATCACCGCCGGGCTGTTCTACCTGTGCCTGACCTTCGTCCTGGTGCGCCTGTTCAAACATGCCGAGCGCCGCTGGCTGGCCCATCTGGCGCCACGCAAGGCCTGA
- the pyk gene encoding pyruvate kinase: MTPNKKVKILATLGPAIKTIDDIRQLVEAGVNLFRLNFSHGEHADHAQRYDWVREVEQQLNTPIGILMDLQGPKLRVGRFKEGKVNLQRGQTLRLDLDSTPGDAQRVNLPHPEIIEALQPGMNLLLDDGRLRLQVTSKQSDAVITEVIAGGELSDRKGVNVPEAVLQLSPLTDKDRRDLAFGLQLGVDWVALSFVQRPEDIIEARELIGDKAFLMAKIEKPSAVIHLEEIARLCDAIMVARGDLGVEVPAENVPRIQKDIIRTCRQLGKPVVVATQMLESMRFSPAPTRAEVTDVANAVAEGADAVMLSAETASGDYPLEAVQMMSKIIRQVENGPDFQAQLDVGRPQAEATTSDAISCAIRRISTILPVAALVNYTESGASSLRASRERPTAAILSLTPSLNTARRLTVAWGIYSVVNERLHKVEEVTSTALEIAQAQGMAQRGDTLVITAGEPFGQPGSTNSLRIETLH, encoded by the coding sequence ATGACCCCGAATAAAAAAGTAAAAATTCTCGCCACGCTCGGCCCTGCGATCAAAACCATCGATGACATTCGCCAGTTGGTGGAAGCCGGGGTCAACCTGTTCCGTCTTAACTTCAGCCACGGCGAACACGCCGACCACGCCCAACGCTACGACTGGGTGCGTGAAGTGGAACAGCAGCTGAACACCCCGATCGGCATCCTCATGGACCTGCAAGGACCGAAGCTGCGCGTCGGCCGCTTCAAAGAGGGCAAGGTCAACCTGCAACGCGGGCAGACCTTGCGCCTGGACCTGGACAGCACCCCGGGCGACGCCCAGCGGGTCAACCTGCCGCACCCGGAAATCATCGAGGCCCTGCAACCGGGCATGAACCTGCTGCTCGACGACGGGCGCCTGCGCCTGCAAGTAACCAGCAAGCAAAGCGACGCGGTGATCACCGAAGTCATCGCCGGCGGCGAGCTGTCCGACCGCAAGGGCGTCAATGTGCCGGAAGCGGTGCTGCAACTGAGCCCGCTGACCGACAAAGACCGCCGCGACCTGGCCTTCGGCCTGCAGTTAGGTGTCGACTGGGTAGCCCTCTCCTTCGTCCAGCGCCCGGAAGACATCATCGAAGCGCGCGAACTGATTGGCGACAAAGCCTTCCTGATGGCCAAGATCGAGAAACCCTCGGCCGTCATCCACCTGGAAGAAATCGCTCGTCTGTGCGATGCGATCATGGTCGCCCGTGGCGACCTGGGCGTGGAAGTACCGGCGGAAAACGTGCCGCGCATCCAGAAGGACATCATCCGCACCTGCCGCCAGCTCGGCAAACCGGTGGTGGTGGCCACCCAGATGCTCGAATCCATGCGTTTCTCGCCGGCACCGACCCGTGCCGAAGTCACCGACGTGGCCAATGCCGTGGCCGAAGGCGCCGATGCGGTGATGCTCTCGGCGGAAACCGCCTCGGGCGACTACCCGCTGGAAGCCGTGCAGATGATGAGCAAGATCATCCGTCAGGTGGAAAACGGCCCAGACTTCCAGGCCCAGCTCGACGTCGGCCGGCCGCAGGCCGAAGCCACCACCTCCGATGCAATCAGCTGCGCGATCCGTAGGATCAGTACGATTCTGCCGGTGGCCGCGCTGGTCAATTACACCGAATCCGGTGCCTCTAGCCTGCGTGCCTCGCGCGAACGCCCGACCGCGGCGATCCTCAGCCTGACGCCAAGCCTGAATACCGCACGGCGCCTGACGGTGGCCTGGGGCATCTATTCGGTGGTCAACGAACGCCTGCACAAGGTCGAGGAAGTCACCAGCACCGCCCTGGAAATCGCCCAGGCGCAAGGCATGGCCCAGCGCGGCGACACCCTGGTAATCACCGCCGGCGAACCCTTCGGCCAGCCCGGCAGCACCAATAGCCTGAGGATCGAAACCCTGCATTGA
- a CDS encoding GlxA family transcriptional regulator: protein MTAHRIGFLLWPNCKPLTLALAEEALRVAQRVHPDVVYELTFIQAETPAEGAWRLPGEPWVGKLDGLQKLFLLADEPPGPMPLALSSALKQLVRGGCVIGGISAGVYPLAQLGLLDGYRASVHWRWQDDFSERFPKVIATSHLFDWDRDRLSACGGLAVLDLLLALLARDHGAELAGAVSEELVVERIREGSERQRIPLQNRLGSSHPKLTQAVLLMEANIEEPLTTDEIAQHVCVSRRQLERIFKQYLNRVPSQYYLELRLNKARQLLMQTSKSIIQIGLSCGFSSGPHFSSAYRNFFGATPREDRNLRRSNSPFELTSAPVERG, encoded by the coding sequence ATGACTGCCCATCGAATCGGTTTCCTGCTTTGGCCCAACTGCAAACCCCTGACCTTGGCTTTGGCCGAGGAGGCCTTGCGCGTTGCCCAGCGTGTCCACCCGGACGTGGTCTACGAACTGACGTTCATTCAGGCCGAAACCCCGGCCGAAGGTGCCTGGCGTCTCCCAGGAGAACCCTGGGTGGGCAAGCTGGACGGTTTGCAAAAGCTCTTCCTGCTCGCCGACGAGCCGCCCGGGCCCATGCCCCTGGCCTTGTCCAGCGCGCTCAAGCAACTGGTGCGTGGCGGTTGCGTGATCGGCGGGATATCCGCCGGGGTCTATCCACTGGCGCAACTGGGCCTGCTCGATGGTTACCGCGCCTCGGTGCACTGGCGCTGGCAGGACGATTTCAGCGAACGTTTCCCTAAAGTCATCGCCACCAGCCATCTGTTCGACTGGGACCGTGATCGCCTCAGCGCCTGCGGCGGTCTGGCGGTGCTCGATCTGCTGCTGGCTTTGCTGGCCCGCGATCACGGTGCCGAGCTGGCTGGCGCGGTATCTGAAGAGCTGGTGGTCGAGCGGATTCGCGAGGGCAGCGAGCGTCAGCGCATTCCGCTGCAGAACCGTTTGGGTTCCAGCCATCCCAAGCTGACCCAGGCGGTGCTGCTGATGGAGGCGAACATCGAAGAACCGCTGACCACCGACGAAATCGCCCAGCATGTCTGCGTCTCGCGCCGCCAGCTGGAACGCATTTTCAAGCAGTACCTGAACCGGGTGCCCAGCCAGTACTACCTGGAACTGCGCCTGAACAAGGCGCGTCAGTTACTGATGCAGACCAGCAAGTCGATCATCCAGATTGGCCTGTCCTGCGGCTTCTCCTCCGGTCCACATTTCTCCAGTGCCTACCGCAACTTCTTCGGTGCCACCCCGCGTGAAGACCGCAACCTGCGGCGCAGCAACAGCCCCTTCGAACTGACCTCGGCGCCGGTCGAGCGCGGCTGA
- a CDS encoding ABC transporter permease produces MLDGYGSTILEGAWLTLLLALSSITVAIFLGLLGAAFRLSPIRWLAILGETYATVIRGIPDLVLILLIFYGGQDLVNRVAPLLGFNEYIDINPFVAGVFTMGFIFGAYLSETFRGAFMAIPKGQSEAGAAYGMSGIKVFFRILVPQMIRFAIPGFTNNWLVLTKATALISVVGLQDMMFKAKSAADATREPFTFYLAVGALYLVLTSVSLLVLRYVEKRYSVGTKAADL; encoded by the coding sequence ATGCTTGACGGCTACGGCTCGACCATTCTCGAAGGCGCCTGGCTCACCCTGCTGTTGGCTCTGTCATCCATTACGGTTGCCATCTTCCTCGGCTTGCTCGGTGCGGCGTTCCGTCTGTCGCCGATCAGGTGGTTGGCGATTCTGGGTGAAACCTACGCCACCGTGATTCGTGGCATTCCCGACCTGGTGCTGATCCTGCTGATTTTCTATGGCGGCCAGGATCTGGTGAATCGGGTGGCACCGCTACTGGGTTTCAACGAATACATCGATATTAATCCGTTTGTCGCCGGTGTATTCACCATGGGCTTCATCTTCGGTGCCTACCTGTCGGAGACCTTTCGCGGCGCCTTCATGGCGATTCCCAAAGGCCAGAGCGAGGCGGGTGCCGCCTACGGCATGAGCGGGATCAAGGTGTTCTTCCGCATCCTGGTGCCGCAGATGATCCGTTTCGCCATTCCGGGCTTCACCAACAACTGGCTGGTGCTGACCAAGGCCACCGCGTTGATTTCGGTGGTGGGGTTGCAGGACATGATGTTCAAGGCGAAAAGCGCGGCCGATGCCACGCGTGAGCCGTTCACCTTTTACCTGGCGGTCGGTGCCCTCTACCTGGTGCTGACCAGCGTGTCCCTGCTGGTGCTGCGCTATGTGGAAAAGCGCTACTCGGTCGGCACCAAAGCCGCCGATCTGTGA